The Thermoclostridium stercorarium subsp. stercorarium DSM 8532 genome contains a region encoding:
- a CDS encoding ABC-type sugar transport system periplasmic component-like protein, producing MQTRIFGGRHKHNPFESPAEFATGTTDQVNAEISKGNHMVAWGYPSKIDSEMNRLSRNENPEASWTWAKVMPSSNPERATYFKRNPLYNADGIGFSEDASDEVTERFMDYMDWLHTEEGMVFRTYGIESVTYTKEGGNYVFTEQMSSPLKSEGKTLTNYGFVVFGRQHPNMNEYYYPYLAELEKTFLNREGYYYFNSPVMTYTDEESSELADITTSLNQTAQQYYAQFIMGYLDPENDKDWDSYIQTMKKLGLDRFCEIRTQVYERCNKK from the coding sequence ATGCAGACGCGTATATTCGGTGGGAGACACAAGCATAATCCGTTTGAAAGCCCTGCGGAATTTGCCACAGGCACAACAGATCAGGTGAATGCTGAAATTTCGAAGGGCAATCATATGGTTGCATGGGGTTATCCTTCAAAGATTGACAGTGAAATGAACAGACTGTCAAGAAACGAAAACCCTGAAGCAAGCTGGACCTGGGCAAAAGTCATGCCGTCAAGCAATCCCGAAAGGGCAACCTATTTCAAGAGAAACCCGTTATACAATGCGGACGGTATAGGTTTTTCGGAAGATGCTTCCGACGAAGTCACTGAAAGGTTTATGGACTATATGGACTGGCTGCATACCGAAGAAGGTATGGTATTCAGAACCTACGGTATTGAAAGTGTAACGTACACAAAGGAAGGCGGCAATTACGTATTTACCGAGCAGATGTCTTCTCCTTTAAAATCCGAAGGCAAGACTCTGACGAATTACGGATTTGTAGTATTCGGCAGACAGCATCCGAATATGAACGAGTATTATTATCCTTACCTTGCCGAACTGGAGAAAACATTCCTTAACCGGGAAGGTTACTATTACTTCAATTCTCCCGTTATGACATACACCGATGAAGAAAGCAGTGAACTGGCTGACATTACGACCAGCCTTAACCAGACCGCTCAGCAATATTACGCACAATTTATAATGGGTTATCTTGATCCTGAAAACGACAAAGACTGGGACAGCTACATACAGACGATGAAGAAGCTGGGACTTGACAGATTCTGTGAAATCAGAACCCAGGTTTATGAAAGATGCAACAAAAAGTAA
- a CDS encoding lactate racemase domain-containing protein, producing MANSQKFVCELAGMRMVEMRDIIRIAGANNGITDDELREIVDEVLGEAGKQPLKKILLLPPDFTRMHSGAGKITAMIYSKLKDSVQVDIMPALGTHDPMTREQVKVFFEGMVPYEEVLVHNWREDVVKIGEVPASYVAEVSEGLINDPLPVEINKRLLDPSYDLILSIGQVVPHEVVGMANYTKNILVGCGGKDTINRSHILGAVFGMERIMGKDHSPVRKVFDYAQEHFLNSLPLVYILTVTTASHDNVRIEGVFAGNSRKVFEAAVELSREKNLIWLDEPIKKAVVYLDPREFKSTWLGNKAIYRTRMAIADGGELIILAPGVRKFGEDDGIDRLIRKYGYKGRENTLKKYNENADLRENPSAAAHLIHGSSDGRFTITYAVKHLTREEVEGVGFRYMPYEEAERKYMPEGITDGYVEYSGERYFYISNPALGLWAVKGK from the coding sequence ATGGCTAATTCGCAGAAATTTGTCTGCGAATTAGCCGGTATGAGGATGGTTGAGATGAGGGATATAATCAGAATTGCTGGTGCGAATAACGGCATAACCGATGATGAACTCCGCGAGATTGTGGATGAAGTGCTGGGCGAAGCAGGAAAACAGCCCCTGAAAAAAATATTGCTTCTTCCTCCCGATTTCACCCGCATGCATTCCGGAGCGGGGAAAATAACCGCGATGATTTATTCAAAACTTAAGGATTCGGTGCAGGTGGACATCATGCCTGCGCTGGGCACCCACGATCCCATGACCAGAGAGCAGGTAAAGGTCTTTTTCGAGGGGATGGTGCCTTATGAGGAGGTGCTTGTCCACAACTGGAGGGAGGACGTGGTAAAGATAGGCGAGGTTCCTGCAAGCTATGTCGCCGAAGTATCCGAAGGGCTTATAAACGATCCTCTCCCGGTGGAAATAAACAAACGCCTTTTGGATCCTTCGTATGATCTTATCCTGTCCATCGGCCAGGTTGTACCTCATGAGGTTGTGGGAATGGCAAACTATACCAAAAATATACTTGTGGGGTGCGGCGGCAAGGATACCATTAACCGCAGTCATATACTCGGCGCTGTTTTCGGAATGGAGCGCATTATGGGTAAGGACCATTCCCCCGTCAGAAAAGTTTTTGACTATGCCCAGGAACATTTTCTGAACAGTCTGCCGCTGGTATATATACTGACGGTAACCACCGCCTCGCATGACAACGTAAGGATTGAAGGGGTGTTTGCCGGCAACAGCAGGAAAGTGTTTGAAGCGGCGGTTGAACTGAGCCGAGAGAAAAATCTGATCTGGCTTGACGAGCCGATTAAGAAAGCGGTTGTGTATCTTGACCCGAGGGAGTTTAAAAGTACGTGGCTGGGGAACAAGGCCATCTACCGCACGCGTATGGCAATAGCCGACGGCGGGGAGCTGATAATCCTGGCACCGGGTGTAAGGAAATTCGGAGAGGACGACGGCATAGACAGGCTAATCAGAAAATACGGCTATAAGGGAAGGGAAAACACGCTGAAAAAATACAACGAGAATGCCGATCTCAGGGAAAATCCTTCGGCGGCGGCCCATTTAATTCACGGTTCCAGCGACGGCAGGTTCACCATTACTTACGCGGTTAAACATTTGACCCGTGAAGAGGTGGAAGGTGTAGGCTTTAGATACATGCCATACGAGGAAGCCGAAAGGAAATATATGCCCGAAGGAATTACCGACGGTTATGTCGAATACAGCGGCGAGAGATATTTCTATATCTCAAATCCCGCACTGGGTCTTTGGGCGGTTAAGGGAAAATAA
- the gnd gene encoding decarboxylating NADP(+)-dependent phosphogluconate dehydrogenase, which translates to MSKADIGLIGLAVMGENLAMNMESKGFTVAVFNRTTEKVSAFINGRAKGKNIIGTYSIEELVNSLKKPRKIMLMVKAGKPVDDFIEMLIPHLEKGDIIIDGGNSHFPDTIRRTKYLEEKGLLYIGTGVSGGEEGALKGPSLMPGGSPEAWPHVKEIFQAIAAKVDDGTPCCDWVGENGAGHFVKMVHNGIEYGDMQLICEAYHLMKDLLGMTADEMHEVFKEWNEGDLNSYLIEITRDILAYKDEDGQPLVDKILDTAGQKGTGKWTAIAALDEGIPLTLIGEAVFARCLSAMKDERVAASKVLSGPVPKFEGDRKAFIEDIRNALYASKIVSYAQGFTLMRSAAKTYGWNLNYGGIAMMWRGGCIIRSKFLGKIKEAFDRNPDLTNLLLDPFFKEKVEKAQDSWRRVVSVALMNGIPVPAFTSALCYYDAYRCERLPANLLQAQRDYFGAHTYERVDRPRGEFFHTNWTGEGGTTSATTYNV; encoded by the coding sequence ATGAGCAAAGCGGATATTGGTTTAATCGGACTTGCGGTTATGGGAGAAAACCTTGCAATGAATATGGAGAGCAAGGGCTTTACCGTTGCCGTGTTTAATCGTACTACCGAAAAAGTAAGCGCTTTCATAAACGGCAGGGCGAAAGGAAAGAACATTATCGGCACTTATTCCATAGAGGAACTGGTGAATTCGCTGAAGAAGCCCAGAAAGATAATGCTTATGGTCAAAGCCGGCAAACCCGTTGACGATTTTATCGAAATGCTGATTCCGCATCTTGAAAAAGGGGATATTATTATAGACGGCGGAAATTCCCATTTCCCGGATACAATACGCCGCACGAAATACCTTGAAGAAAAGGGTCTGTTGTATATCGGTACCGGAGTATCGGGCGGCGAGGAAGGCGCTTTGAAGGGACCGAGTCTGATGCCCGGCGGCTCCCCTGAAGCCTGGCCCCATGTTAAGGAAATATTCCAGGCAATAGCGGCAAAGGTTGATGACGGAACTCCTTGCTGCGACTGGGTGGGGGAAAACGGCGCCGGCCATTTTGTAAAAATGGTGCATAACGGCATTGAATACGGCGACATGCAGCTGATTTGCGAAGCATACCACCTGATGAAGGATTTGCTTGGCATGACCGCCGATGAAATGCATGAAGTGTTTAAGGAATGGAACGAAGGCGATTTAAACAGCTATCTTATTGAAATCACCCGGGACATTCTTGCGTACAAAGACGAAGACGGACAGCCTCTGGTGGATAAGATCCTTGACACCGCGGGCCAGAAAGGTACGGGCAAATGGACCGCCATTGCGGCCCTTGACGAAGGTATACCTTTGACACTGATTGGGGAAGCTGTTTTCGCCCGCTGCCTGTCGGCGATGAAGGACGAAAGGGTTGCGGCGTCAAAGGTGCTTTCAGGACCGGTCCCGAAATTTGAAGGGGACAGGAAAGCGTTTATCGAAGACATCCGCAACGCTCTGTATGCGTCGAAGATTGTTTCATACGCTCAGGGCTTTACGTTAATGCGTTCAGCGGCAAAAACCTACGGCTGGAACCTTAATTACGGCGGTATTGCGATGATGTGGCGCGGAGGATGCATTATCCGTTCAAAATTCCTTGGAAAGATAAAGGAAGCCTTTGACAGGAATCCTGACCTTACAAATCTGCTGTTGGATCCGTTCTTCAAGGAAAAAGTGGAAAAGGCTCAGGACAGCTGGAGAAGAGTTGTTTCAGTTGCATTAATGAACGGTATTCCTGTTCCTGCATTTACGTCGGCTTTATGTTATTACGACGCTTACAGGTGCGAAAGATTGCCCGCAAACCTGTTGCAGGCTCAGCGCGATTACTTCGGCGCCCATACCTATGAAAGGGTTGACAGGCCAAGAGGCGAATTCTTCCATACCAACTGGACAGGTGAAGGCGGAACCACGTCAGCCACGACATATAATGTTTAA
- a CDS encoding sugar kinase: MQLKENAVYALVVPTSMGVRITPVNFQPVHCSNMYYMQATSAETNVASVISYLGLRVKVLTAFVKDSPIARFIKDDLASRHIEYEGKEVPQGGPWGYRHQFNIADMGFGVRGPRVWNDRAGEVGRTLSAKDFDLEKLFGHDGVKILHMSGLIAALSPETGEFCLELARTAKKYGTKISFDLNYRASFWKNREKELRDIFTEIVRVADILIGNEEDYQLCLGVEGPEAGGKDILGQMDNFKEMIARVKSVYPNISVFATTLREVLSANKHLWGAIMLEGDNWHVAEPREIHVLDRIGGGDAFVGGLLYGILKGWEPDKWVKFGWATGAMATTFLTDYAQPADEEQVWSIWEGNARVKR; this comes from the coding sequence ATGCAACTGAAGGAAAATGCTGTTTATGCTCTCGTGGTTCCGACAAGCATGGGCGTAAGGATTACTCCAGTCAATTTTCAGCCGGTACACTGCAGTAATATGTATTACATGCAGGCTACCAGCGCCGAAACCAATGTGGCCAGCGTAATTTCCTATCTGGGACTCAGGGTCAAGGTATTAACCGCGTTTGTTAAGGACAGTCCCATTGCAAGGTTTATCAAGGATGATCTGGCAAGCCGGCATATTGAATATGAAGGCAAGGAAGTTCCGCAAGGCGGGCCGTGGGGATATCGTCACCAGTTCAATATCGCCGATATGGGTTTTGGCGTAAGAGGGCCGAGGGTCTGGAATGACCGTGCCGGTGAAGTGGGAAGAACTTTAAGCGCAAAGGATTTTGACCTGGAAAAATTGTTCGGGCATGACGGTGTTAAAATTCTTCATATGTCGGGCCTGATTGCCGCTCTTTCCCCTGAAACGGGCGAATTCTGCCTTGAACTGGCCAGAACCGCAAAAAAATACGGAACAAAAATATCCTTTGACCTGAATTACCGGGCTTCTTTCTGGAAAAACCGCGAAAAGGAACTGAGGGATATTTTCACCGAAATAGTACGTGTTGCGGACATTCTTATTGGTAACGAGGAGGATTACCAGCTGTGCCTTGGCGTTGAAGGGCCTGAAGCCGGCGGAAAGGATATCCTGGGTCAGATGGACAATTTCAAGGAAATGATTGCCCGGGTTAAATCGGTATATCCGAACATTTCGGTATTTGCAACCACCCTTCGGGAGGTATTGAGCGCAAACAAGCATTTATGGGGTGCAATTATGCTTGAAGGCGATAACTGGCATGTGGCAGAGCCCCGTGAAATTCACGTACTTGACAGAATAGGAGGCGGAGATGCCTTTGTCGGCGGGCTTCTCTATGGCATTCTGAAAGGCTGGGAGCCCGACAAATGGGTGAAATTCGGATGGGCCACCGGTGCAATGGCAACCACATTCCTGACGGACTACGCCCAGCCTGCTGATGAGGAACAGGTATGGAGCATCTGGGAAGGCAATGCCCGCGTAAAAAGATAA
- a CDS encoding putative ABC exporter domain-containing protein yields the protein MNSMFFIIRKQLKNIIRGLAYKPLALIGYIIIGMMLACFIVIALIMPSGTVRNINGDLFSAAVTGFNLMALYTGLRRGIEKGSTYFRFADVNMVFTAPLKPSHVLLYGFIKRMGTSLLVVLIAFFQIPNIKNNFILAKNGVVAFLIAVLFYSVSSPVLGMVVYSFASKSGERRILVKRILDISAVLFILGFVLTLAEKRSLGDALIAYLNSVVFSYIPVSGQISAIASAAVYGIDLNFFVNIFVLVVIIGFCMAAMSGMNLDFYEDVLNATEEFESRIRAKREGRDASLETKKIRRVKGGFSSCGAKTIFEKHMLEYRKISYFLFFDKSTLIVILGGIGSKFIMPEEASSVFITLFFSAYMLFFLVVQGKWPMELGKHYIFLIPESNVKKLFYATLMENIKNLLDGAILFTIACFMFDAGIPVILLCIVSYTLYGAVYIYVDIVCRRLFGKTHSKAMLIFVKLFVSFFVVLPGIIFLMLIYHSAGNEFYALLSVTAWNLFVVVCLFFASVGIFKDIQAI from the coding sequence ATGAACTCAATGTTCTTTATAATACGAAAACAGCTGAAAAACATCATACGGGGGCTGGCCTATAAACCCCTTGCGCTCATTGGATATATAATAATCGGAATGATGCTGGCGTGTTTTATCGTAATTGCGCTGATTATGCCTTCTGGAACGGTAAGAAACATTAACGGCGATTTATTCAGCGCAGCGGTTACCGGTTTCAACTTAATGGCGTTATATACCGGGCTGAGGCGGGGAATTGAAAAGGGCAGCACATATTTCCGTTTTGCCGACGTGAACATGGTTTTCACTGCGCCGCTAAAGCCAAGCCATGTGCTCTTATACGGTTTTATAAAACGTATGGGCACTTCCTTGCTTGTTGTTTTAATTGCGTTTTTTCAAATACCCAATATAAAAAACAATTTTATACTCGCAAAAAACGGCGTTGTCGCATTCCTTATTGCAGTCCTGTTTTATTCTGTTTCTTCTCCCGTACTGGGAATGGTTGTTTACAGTTTTGCGTCGAAAAGCGGAGAAAGGCGAATATTGGTAAAACGAATTCTTGATATTTCCGCAGTACTGTTTATACTGGGATTTGTTTTAACACTGGCGGAAAAACGCTCATTGGGCGATGCTTTGATCGCATATCTGAATTCCGTTGTTTTTTCGTACATTCCCGTTTCCGGACAGATTTCGGCAATAGCGTCAGCCGCCGTGTACGGCATTGACCTGAATTTCTTCGTCAATATCTTTGTTCTTGTTGTCATAATCGGGTTTTGCATGGCTGCGATGTCCGGAATGAATCTGGATTTCTATGAGGATGTTTTGAACGCCACCGAAGAATTTGAATCAAGAATAAGGGCAAAGCGTGAAGGCCGGGACGCAAGTCTCGAAACCAAAAAAATAAGACGGGTGAAAGGCGGGTTTTCTTCCTGCGGCGCAAAAACCATTTTTGAAAAGCATATGCTGGAATACAGGAAGATAAGCTATTTCCTTTTTTTCGACAAGTCAACGTTAATAGTTATTCTCGGCGGCATAGGTTCTAAGTTTATAATGCCCGAAGAAGCCTCAAGCGTATTTATTACATTGTTTTTCAGCGCATATATGCTTTTTTTTCTTGTGGTTCAGGGGAAATGGCCAATGGAGTTGGGCAAACATTATATATTCCTAATTCCGGAATCCAATGTCAAAAAGCTTTTTTATGCCACCCTTATGGAGAACATTAAAAACCTGCTTGACGGCGCCATTCTGTTTACCATCGCCTGTTTCATGTTTGATGCCGGCATTCCTGTTATACTGCTTTGTATTGTGAGCTATACGCTTTACGGCGCGGTATATATTTACGTCGATATAGTGTGCCGCCGGCTTTTCGGCAAAACTCACAGTAAGGCCATGCTGATTTTTGTAAAGCTTTTCGTTTCGTTTTTTGTCGTACTCCCCGGGATTATTTTTTTGATGCTGATTTATCATAGCGCCGGAAATGAATTTTATGCCCTTTTGTCGGTTACTGCATGGAATTTGTTCGTGGTTGTATGTTTATTCTTTGCATCTGTGGGAATATTCAAAGATATACAGGCAATTTAA
- a CDS encoding ABC transporter ATP-binding protein, with product MLQVKGLTKKYNNIVAADNISFEVENGEIVVLLGPNGAGKSTTIKSIAGLLRFDGDILIDGHPCKSVEAKKIFGYVPETAAVYEYLTVYEHIEFIARAYRLDAGWKERAEKLICRFDLQDKVNKLGKELSKGMQQKLSICCALIINPRMVMFDEPMVGLDPKAIKELKNIFIELKNAGCAVLISTHIIDSIEEVWDKVLIMNRGKVVLARTRQELEEKGEKLEEVFFRCTEGSQAL from the coding sequence ATGCTTCAGGTTAAGGGGTTGACTAAGAAATATAATAATATCGTTGCCGCTGACAATATAAGTTTTGAGGTGGAAAACGGTGAAATTGTCGTATTACTGGGGCCGAACGGCGCGGGAAAGAGTACGACGATAAAGTCCATAGCCGGACTTTTAAGGTTTGACGGTGATATTCTGATTGACGGACATCCGTGCAAGTCGGTGGAAGCAAAAAAAATTTTCGGCTATGTGCCCGAAACTGCGGCTGTGTACGAATATTTAACGGTATATGAGCATATTGAATTCATTGCTCGTGCCTACAGGCTGGACGCCGGCTGGAAAGAAAGGGCGGAAAAACTGATTTGTCGCTTTGATTTGCAGGATAAGGTGAACAAACTTGGCAAGGAGCTGTCGAAAGGTATGCAGCAGAAACTCAGCATATGCTGCGCACTAATAATTAATCCCAGAATGGTTATGTTTGACGAGCCAATGGTGGGGCTTGATCCAAAAGCCATTAAAGAGCTGAAAAATATATTTATCGAACTCAAAAACGCCGGATGCGCAGTGTTAATCAGTACGCATATAATAGACAGCATTGAGGAGGTCTGGGATAAGGTCCTTATCATGAACAGGGGTAAGGTTGTGCTGGCCAGGACACGACAGGAACTGGAAGAAAAAGGCGAAAAGCTTGAAGAAGTGTTTTTCAGGTGCACAGAAGGGAGCCAGGCTCTATGA
- a CDS encoding SEC-C metal-binding domain-containing protein, protein MGLYQEWREKLENSQNTATYRQFIESYLDLEKKAYEEILEKRQNTLKGTVKELAGGFSMEPVVFMGFLDGINTSLTEKLNLEDLNEDSEITLNIDFEKLYYNMLKVKAEWLYTLPQWNDILAEEKRRQIRMQVHQDSRVTVQKIGRNDPCPCGSGKKYKKCCGKTKSE, encoded by the coding sequence ATGGGTTTATACCAGGAATGGAGAGAGAAGCTGGAAAACAGCCAGAATACCGCTACATACAGGCAGTTTATAGAATCATACCTGGACCTGGAAAAGAAGGCATATGAAGAAATTCTTGAGAAACGGCAAAATACTTTAAAAGGTACCGTAAAAGAACTTGCCGGCGGTTTTTCAATGGAGCCGGTGGTCTTCATGGGCTTTCTTGACGGGATTAACACAAGCCTTACCGAAAAGCTGAACCTTGAGGACCTGAACGAGGATTCAGAGATTACTTTAAATATTGATTTTGAAAAGCTTTACTATAATATGCTTAAAGTGAAGGCCGAGTGGCTGTATACCCTGCCGCAGTGGAATGACATCCTGGCGGAGGAAAAAAGGCGGCAAATCCGCATGCAGGTCCATCAGGACAGCCGTGTTACCGTTCAGAAAATCGGCAGAAACGATCCCTGCCCGTGCGGCAGCGGCAAAAAATATAAAAAGTGCTGTGGAAAAACAAAGAGTGAGTAA
- the argS gene encoding arginine--tRNA ligase — translation MYSIYEEITEQLETAVKNAISRAISEGELPEAEIPKIMFERPREEAFGDLSTNLAMQMAKQMKMAPRNLAQVIVKHIKTEGTYIDKVEVAGPGFINFYFNNEWLYRTLRLIDEKREHYGEINIGNGEKVMVEFVSANPTGPLHMGNARGGALGDCIASVLEKAGYNVTREYYINDAGNQIEKFGISLEARYLQQFMGEDSVPFPEDGYHGEDIIDHVKDYIKEHGDNLLDKSPEERRKALVEYALPRNLKRIRDGLTRYRINYDVWFSESSLYEGEIEETMNILRERGYVVEKDGAVWLSAEKTGLEKDEVLIRQNGYPTYMASDIAYHRNKFVKRGFDRVINLWGADHHGHVARMKAAMEALGISKDRLQIVLFQLVHLYKDGEIVRMSKRTGRAITLDDLLDEVGVDAARFFFNMKTSGSHLDFDMDLAVEQSNNNPVFYVQYAHARICSILRKLNEENIEMLPADRINLALLTQPEELALIKKLAEYPEEIRMAAQTLEPSRLTHYVIDVASHFHRFYNACRVKGEREDLMQARLFLIHCTRIVIKNVLDLLKIEAPEKM, via the coding sequence ATGTACAGTATTTATGAGGAAATTACCGAACAGCTTGAAACTGCGGTAAAAAATGCAATTTCTCGGGCAATATCCGAAGGAGAGCTTCCCGAGGCCGAAATTCCAAAAATTATGTTTGAAAGGCCAAGGGAAGAAGCCTTTGGCGATTTATCCACAAACCTGGCTATGCAAATGGCAAAACAGATGAAAATGGCGCCGCGGAATTTGGCTCAGGTTATTGTGAAGCACATTAAAACCGAAGGAACGTATATCGATAAGGTTGAAGTGGCGGGGCCGGGGTTTATTAACTTTTATTTCAACAACGAATGGCTGTACAGGACTTTAAGGCTTATAGACGAAAAACGGGAACACTACGGCGAAATAAATATCGGAAACGGCGAAAAGGTAATGGTGGAGTTTGTCAGTGCCAATCCCACCGGTCCTTTGCATATGGGCAATGCCCGCGGCGGTGCGCTGGGTGATTGCATAGCCAGTGTGCTTGAAAAGGCGGGCTACAATGTAACAAGGGAATATTACATTAATGACGCTGGAAACCAGATTGAGAAGTTTGGGATATCCCTTGAAGCAAGATACCTTCAGCAGTTCATGGGGGAAGACAGCGTGCCGTTCCCCGAGGACGGATACCATGGCGAGGATATTATAGATCATGTAAAAGACTATATAAAGGAACATGGCGACAATCTTCTCGATAAGAGCCCTGAGGAGAGAAGAAAGGCCCTTGTTGAATATGCGCTGCCGAGGAACCTTAAAAGGATCCGCGACGGTCTTACCAGATACAGGATAAATTACGATGTCTGGTTCAGCGAAAGCTCGCTTTATGAAGGCGAAATAGAAGAGACAATGAACATTTTAAGGGAACGGGGATATGTTGTTGAAAAGGACGGTGCGGTGTGGTTAAGTGCCGAAAAAACAGGGCTTGAAAAGGATGAGGTCCTGATACGGCAAAACGGTTATCCGACATATATGGCATCGGATATAGCATATCACCGCAATAAGTTTGTAAAGAGAGGTTTTGACAGGGTTATAAACCTTTGGGGCGCCGATCATCACGGACATGTGGCAAGAATGAAGGCCGCGATGGAAGCGCTGGGAATCTCGAAGGACAGGCTGCAGATTGTGCTGTTCCAGCTTGTTCATCTTTACAAAGACGGCGAGATTGTAAGAATGTCCAAGAGAACAGGCCGCGCCATAACCCTGGACGACCTGCTTGACGAAGTGGGCGTGGATGCGGCAAGGTTCTTTTTCAACATGAAGACTTCGGGCAGTCATCTGGATTTTGATATGGACCTGGCGGTTGAGCAGTCCAATAACAACCCAGTTTTCTATGTCCAGTATGCCCATGCAAGGATTTGCAGCATTTTGAGAAAGCTTAATGAAGAAAATATAGAAATGCTTCCTGCCGACAGGATTAACCTGGCTCTGCTGACGCAGCCCGAAGAACTGGCACTGATTAAAAAGCTTGCCGAATATCCCGAAGAAATCAGAATGGCCGCGCAAACGCTGGAGCCAAGCCGGCTGACTCACTATGTAATTGATGTGGCTTCCCATTTCCATAGATTTTATAATGCATGCAGGGTTAAGGGGGAACGGGAGGATTTAATGCAGGCGAGACTGTTCCTTATCCACTGCACCAGAATTGTGATAAAAAACGTACTGGATTTGCTCAAAATAGAAGCCCCCGAAAAAATGTAG
- a CDS encoding DUF1934 domain-containing protein, whose amino-acid sequence MKKDVMITVNSVQEHPDKEADVFNFVTEGVYYKEGDNYYITYNESDLTGMEGTTTTLKIEPDSVTLIRSGNVSSLMVFQKGRKHTSEYSTEYGTFEVGVTAQKVSVNMDDSGGSIDVEYFIEVNNQLTSFTTLNVKVQ is encoded by the coding sequence TTGAAGAAAGACGTAATGATTACAGTTAACAGCGTGCAGGAGCATCCGGACAAGGAAGCAGATGTTTTCAATTTTGTTACCGAAGGCGTTTATTACAAGGAAGGAGATAATTACTATATCACGTATAATGAAAGCGATTTAACGGGTATGGAGGGAACAACCACCACCCTGAAAATAGAACCCGATTCGGTTACGCTTATCCGTTCCGGGAATGTAAGCAGTTTAATGGTTTTTCAGAAAGGACGGAAGCATACCTCCGAATACAGTACCGAATACGGTACCTTCGAGGTTGGGGTAACGGCCCAGAAAGTATCCGTAAATATGGACGATTCAGGTGGCAGCATTGATGTGGAATACTTTATCGAAGTGAATAATCAGCTTACAAGCTTTACCACTCTCAATGTAAAAGTTCAGTAA
- the murI gene encoding glutamate racemase, with translation MDNRPIGVFDSGLGGLTVVKEIMKQLPSESIIYFGDDGRAPYGTKSRETVIQYTKQDMAFLLSMDVKLLVAACNTISAVALPELSTTVGVPVLGVIESGAKSALKKTKHGRIGVIATPATIQSGVYYEAIKKVNPGVQIFSKACPLFVNLAEEGWWDNEIARMVAEEYLKELKQAQIDTLVLGCTHYPLLADTIRKVMGDDVVLVSSAEELAVALKETLRKENLESRNETATYRYYTSDSVEKFKKLGKMILGQEIANIERVDLENY, from the coding sequence ATGGATAACAGACCTATAGGAGTTTTTGATTCAGGGCTGGGCGGACTGACGGTGGTAAAGGAAATCATGAAGCAGCTTCCCAGTGAAAGCATTATTTATTTTGGTGATGACGGCAGGGCGCCATACGGTACAAAATCACGGGAAACTGTTATTCAGTACACGAAGCAGGATATGGCTTTTTTGCTGTCGATGGATGTTAAGCTTTTGGTTGCGGCGTGTAATACGATAAGCGCGGTGGCTCTTCCCGAACTAAGTACGACGGTTGGCGTGCCCGTTCTCGGGGTTATCGAATCGGGAGCAAAAAGCGCGCTAAAAAAAACTAAACACGGAAGAATAGGGGTAATAGCCACGCCGGCAACCATACAAAGCGGCGTTTATTACGAAGCCATCAAGAAAGTGAATCCCGGCGTGCAGATCTTTTCAAAGGCGTGCCCGCTGTTTGTAAATCTCGCGGAAGAAGGCTGGTGGGATAATGAAATTGCCCGGATGGTTGCCGAAGAATATCTGAAGGAACTGAAACAGGCACAGATAGACACTCTTGTATTGGGATGCACTCATTATCCGCTGCTTGCCGATACAATACGAAAAGTCATGGGTGATGATGTGGTTCTTGTAAGTTCGGCTGAAGAACTGGCGGTTGCTCTGAAGGAAACTTTACGTAAAGAGAATCTTGAAAGCCGGAATGAAACTGCCACATACCGGTATTATACAAGTGACAGCGTGGAAAAGTTCAAAAAACTTGGTAAAATGATACTCGGACAGGAGATTGCCAATATTGAACGGGTGGATTTGGAAAATTATTAA